The Streptomyces cynarae genome contains a region encoding:
- a CDS encoding NCS2 family permease — MPDTQKVAGRSSAAPPAANGLDRFFRISEGGTTFGREIRGGLATFFTMAYILVLNPIILGSAKDKFGHQLDTGQLVTATALVACVMTIIMGVGGNLPLAIAAGLGLNAVVAFQLAPLMSWADAMGLVVIEGVLICVLVLTGLREAIMNAIPQQLKQAIGVGIGLFIAFIGFVDAGFVSRIPDAANTTVPVQLGAVGHLTGWPVLVFCLGVLLTIALLARRVKGAILISIVTMTVVAIVINAVADIKSWGLTTPKLPDKVVAAPDFGLVGHFSLFGAFGETSAITVVLLIFTLILSDFFDAMGTIVGISAEAGLLDEQGQVPGIGRVLFIDGAAAIAGGVGSASSNTAYIESAAGVGEGARTGFANLVTGGLFGLALFLTPLLTIVPLQAAAPALIAVGFLMMTHVKHIDWDRYEIAIPAFLTIAAMPFTYSITDGIGAGFLSYVVIKTVLGKAKEVNWLLWGVSALFLVYFAIDPVEQILGVR, encoded by the coding sequence ATGCCCGACACACAGAAGGTGGCCGGCCGGTCAAGTGCCGCGCCCCCGGCGGCCAACGGCCTCGACCGGTTCTTCCGGATCTCCGAAGGGGGCACCACCTTCGGCCGTGAGATACGCGGCGGCCTCGCCACGTTCTTCACGATGGCCTACATCCTTGTCCTGAATCCGATCATCCTGGGTAGCGCCAAGGACAAGTTCGGTCACCAACTGGACACCGGCCAACTGGTCACGGCCACCGCGCTGGTGGCCTGTGTGATGACGATCATCATGGGTGTCGGCGGCAATCTGCCGCTCGCCATCGCCGCCGGCCTCGGACTCAACGCTGTCGTCGCCTTCCAACTCGCTCCCCTGATGAGCTGGGCCGACGCCATGGGCCTCGTCGTCATCGAGGGCGTCCTGATCTGCGTCCTGGTGCTCACCGGACTGCGCGAAGCGATCATGAATGCGATCCCGCAGCAGCTGAAGCAGGCCATCGGCGTCGGCATCGGTCTGTTCATCGCGTTCATCGGCTTCGTCGACGCCGGGTTCGTCAGCCGCATCCCGGACGCCGCGAACACCACCGTGCCGGTGCAACTGGGCGCCGTGGGGCACCTGACCGGCTGGCCCGTCCTGGTCTTCTGCCTCGGCGTGCTGCTCACCATCGCGCTGCTCGCCCGCAGGGTGAAGGGCGCCATCCTGATCAGCATCGTGACCATGACGGTCGTCGCGATCGTCATCAACGCCGTCGCCGACATCAAGAGTTGGGGCCTGACCACCCCGAAGCTCCCCGACAAGGTCGTGGCGGCCCCCGACTTCGGGCTCGTCGGTCACTTCAGCCTGTTCGGCGCCTTCGGCGAAACGAGCGCCATCACCGTCGTCCTGCTGATCTTCACGCTGATCCTGTCGGACTTCTTCGACGCCATGGGCACCATCGTCGGCATCAGCGCGGAGGCCGGGCTGCTCGACGAGCAGGGCCAGGTGCCGGGCATCGGCCGGGTGCTGTTCATCGACGGCGCCGCCGCGATCGCCGGCGGCGTGGGCTCCGCCTCCTCCAACACCGCGTACATCGAGTCCGCCGCCGGCGTCGGCGAGGGCGCGCGCACCGGGTTCGCCAACCTGGTCACCGGCGGCCTCTTCGGCCTCGCGCTGTTCCTCACGCCGCTGCTGACCATCGTGCCGCTCCAGGCGGCGGCGCCCGCCCTGATCGCGGTCGGATTCCTGATGATGACGCACGTCAAGCACATCGACTGGGACCGGTACGAGATCGCCATCCCGGCGTTCCTCACCATCGCCGCGATGCCGTTCACGTACTCGATCACCGACGGCATCGGTGCCGGATTCCTGTCGTACGTCGTGATCAAGACGGTCCTCGGCAAGGCCAAGGAGGTCAACTGGCTGCTGTGGGGCGTCTCCGCGCTGTTCCTGGTGTACTTCGCGATCGATCCGGTGGAGCAGATCCTCGGCGTGCGGTAG
- a CDS encoding peptidoglycan D,D-transpeptidase FtsI family protein, with translation MNKTIRRASVFVLALVFALLVRATWVQFYDGKALADDKDNRRGAIETYSQPLGNIIVAGRSVTGSARTTGGDLAYKRTYTDGRLYAAVTGYASQSYAPTQLEGIYQELLDGTDPRLKTVMDTVTNQRAEPGNVVTTIDPDVQKAAYDALGDKKGAAVAIDPKTGRILAVVSTPSYDPSSLTDANTAGAAWKQLNADPDKPLTNRALRQPLPPGSTFKLVVAAAALEDGLYSSVDQKTVSPNPYRLPLSTDELSNENPSAPCENASIRVALEYSCNNVFAKMAVDLGQDKVKAMAEKFGFNDDQLDVPVRAYPSVYPSKMDQAQTALSGIGQFDVTATPLQMAMVSAALANGGELVSPHMVSQITDSGGDVLKNYDNDTSTKRIVSSSTAAQLESAMQTVVEKGTGTNAQIPGVTVGGKTGTAQHGENNSQVPYAWFTAYGKSDATGKEVAVAVVVEQSDAARSEVSGNGLAAPVAKAMMQAALKS, from the coding sequence ATGAACAAGACGATCAGGCGCGCCTCCGTCTTCGTGCTGGCACTGGTGTTCGCTCTGCTGGTCAGGGCCACCTGGGTGCAGTTCTACGACGGCAAGGCGCTCGCGGACGACAAGGACAACCGGCGAGGCGCGATCGAGACGTACTCGCAGCCGCTGGGGAACATCATCGTGGCCGGAAGGTCGGTCACCGGCTCGGCCCGGACGACCGGCGGCGACCTCGCGTACAAGCGCACCTACACCGACGGCAGGCTGTACGCCGCGGTGACGGGCTACGCCTCGCAGAGCTACGCGCCCACCCAACTCGAAGGCATCTACCAGGAGCTGCTCGACGGCACTGATCCCCGTCTGAAGACCGTCATGGACACGGTCACCAACCAGCGGGCCGAACCGGGCAACGTGGTGACGACCATCGACCCGGACGTGCAGAAGGCGGCGTACGACGCACTCGGCGACAAGAAGGGCGCCGCCGTCGCGATCGACCCGAAGACCGGCCGCATCCTCGCTGTCGTCTCGACCCCGTCCTACGACCCGTCGTCGCTGACCGACGCCAACACCGCCGGGGCCGCCTGGAAGCAGCTCAACGCCGATCCGGACAAGCCGCTCACCAACCGCGCGCTGCGCCAGCCCCTGCCGCCGGGATCGACGTTCAAGCTGGTGGTGGCGGCGGCCGCGCTGGAGGACGGGCTCTATTCGTCGGTGGACCAGAAGACGGTCAGCCCGAACCCGTACCGGCTGCCGCTGTCGACCGACGAGTTGTCCAACGAGAACCCCTCCGCGCCCTGCGAGAACGCCTCGATCCGGGTGGCCCTGGAATACTCGTGCAACAACGTCTTCGCGAAGATGGCCGTCGACCTCGGCCAGGACAAGGTGAAGGCGATGGCCGAGAAGTTCGGCTTCAACGACGACCAGCTGGACGTGCCGGTGCGGGCGTACCCGAGCGTGTACCCCTCGAAGATGGACCAGGCGCAGACGGCCCTGTCCGGTATCGGCCAGTTCGACGTGACCGCGACCCCGCTCCAGATGGCCATGGTGTCCGCCGCCCTGGCCAACGGCGGTGAGCTGGTCAGCCCGCACATGGTGTCGCAGATCACCGACAGCGGCGGCGATGTGCTGAAGAACTACGACAACGACACGTCCACGAAGCGGATCGTCAGCTCCTCGACCGCGGCCCAGCTGGAGTCCGCCATGCAGACGGTCGTCGAGAAGGGCACGGGTACCAACGCGCAGATCCCGGGCGTCACCGTGGGCGGCAAGACCGGTACCGCGCAGCACGGCGAGAACAACAGCCAGGTGCCGTACGCCTGGTTCACGGCGTACGGCAAGTCCGACGCGACGGGCAAGGAGGTCGCGGTCGCGGTGGTGGTCGAGCAGTCGGACGCGGCGCGTTCCGAGGTGAGCGGCAACGGACTGGCGGCGCCGGTGGCCAAGGCCATGATGCAGGCCGCGCTCAAGAGCTGA
- a CDS encoding SigE family RNA polymerase sigma factor, which translates to MGTVVDDAASVEFHAFFERHYAELARLAHLLTGEAEAADDLAADALLALWHRWDRVRAADHPVAYARGVVANLARTRIRSAVRERRRIALFWSQREEKTENPDVPAVVDVQEALRRLPFRKRACVVLRHAFDLSEKDTALALGISVGTVKSQTSKGMAELQRLLGTVEAPRRVHAAVVRTGGRDR; encoded by the coding sequence GTGGGCACTGTCGTCGACGACGCCGCCTCCGTGGAGTTCCACGCCTTCTTCGAGCGGCACTACGCCGAACTCGCCCGGCTCGCCCACCTGCTGACCGGTGAGGCGGAGGCCGCGGACGATCTGGCGGCCGACGCGCTGCTCGCGCTGTGGCACCGCTGGGACCGGGTGCGCGCCGCCGACCACCCGGTGGCGTACGCGCGCGGGGTGGTCGCCAATCTGGCCCGCACCCGGATCCGCAGCGCGGTGCGCGAACGCCGCCGGATCGCCCTCTTCTGGTCGCAGCGCGAGGAGAAGACCGAGAACCCGGACGTCCCGGCGGTCGTGGACGTCCAGGAGGCCCTGCGCCGGCTGCCGTTCCGCAAACGGGCGTGCGTGGTGCTGAGGCACGCCTTCGACCTCTCCGAGAAGGACACGGCGCTCGCGCTCGGCATCTCGGTGGGTACGGTGAAGAGCCAGACGTCGAAGGGGATGGCCGAATTGCAGCGGCTCCTGGGCACCGTCGAGGCGCCTCGGCGCGTTCACGCCGCGGTGGTGCGCACTGGAGGGAGGGACCGATGA